GCAGGCCGCCAGCCAGCCTCAGAACTTCCGCCTTATGGTTCAGACCCTCGGCTCCGGACTCCAGCACTCGTCGTTCTGAAGCCGCCCCCGCTCAGACGCGCCAGCCCCCCCGAAGCTCGCGGGACCTCTCGCTGAGGTCTTCCGGGAGAGCTGTCTCCGTCAGGGCGTAGCGGGCCGCCACCTCGGCCTCCAGAGCCTCGACGATCCCCCGGCGACCGGCCTCCACGTCGCCGAGGCACGCCGCCCTGAAGGGCTTGTCCAGAGCGGCGTAGACGCTCTTCAGCACCGGGACGAGTTCCCGTGTCCCCTCCGCCAGCACGAGGGCTTCTATCCTTGCCGCCCGCTTTGTAACCCTCTGAGCCAGCCCCGCATGCTTGACCCCCGCCCAGCCGCCGGACCTCACCGAGTACGCCCCCGGGCAGAACTCACCCTCGACCTCGCCGCCCTCGGCCGCGACCCCGACCCGCCGGAGCGCGGCGGCGACCACCTCGACGCCCTCGTCGTACCGCTCGTAGAGCCCCTGCCGCAGGTCCGCTACCGGGAAGGTCAGGGAAAAGGAGACGCTCCCCTCGTTTGCGGCCACCGCGCCGCCGCCGGAATTTCTGACCATCACCGGAAACCCGAGCGTCCGCGCCCGCGACACCGCCGCCCCGAAACCCGCCGACCGGGCCTCCAGCCGCGTAGCGGCCACGTACGGAGAGGAACTCCACAAAAGCATCGTCGCCCCCAGACGCCCCGTCCCGACCGCCTCCAGAACGGCCTGCTGCAGACCGAACCCGTCCTCCGGCTCCGAAAAGCAGACAAACGGCAGGGAGTAGAGCTTCAAAATCCCTCCGGAAAAGTCTCTTTGCGGGAGAAAGGTCTTTGAGACCGCCATCCACGCCCCGGCTCGAAGACCCCGCCTACGGCCCCGCCGGGAACAGGGGCGGCGGATAAGCCTCTACGTCCGGTCGATATTACCTTTGACGTGAGGTATACGGTAGACGTCAGGTAAAGGTACAACAGGTGTCTCTGGCCTTTCGCGTGCCGGTTGGCGGGTTCGGGGCAGGGCGGTCGGGGTGTTCTGCGGTGCTAAGATAGCACCTGTTACGGACGGTTTTGCGTGAGTTTCTCTGCGGAGACGGACCTTTTTGCCGGAGGAGGGCGGGATCACGGAGTTCGAAGGGCTAAGGGTTGTGGCCGTTGCTGGCGGGGTCGGCGGGGCGAAGATGGCCGCCGGGCTGGAGGGGGTCTCCGGAGGCGAGGGGCTTTCGGTGGTCGTCAACACCGCCGACGACTTCGAGTTGTGGGGTCTTCACATCTCGCCGGACGTGGACACGGTTATGTATACGCTTGCCGGGCTTGCGAACCCGGAGACCGGGTGGGGGATACGGTCGGAGACCTTTGCGGCCCTTGAGATGATCTCGGCCTACGGCGAGAAGCCGTGGTTCAGGCTCGGCGACCGGGACTTTGCGACGCATATCCTGAGGACGGAGCGGTTGCGTTCCGGCGAGTCGCTGACGGGGGTAACGGCGAGCCTGGGCGCCGCGCTTGGGGTCAGGAGCCGGGTGCTGCCTATGACGGATGCCCCGGTCGCGACCGTTATAGAGACGCCGGAGGGGAAGCTGAACTTCCAGGACTACTTTGTGGGGCGCGGTCAGCGGGACGAGGTGATCGGGGTCGAGTTCCTGGGGATGGGCGAGGCGCGTCCGACGCGGGAGGTGCTTAAGGCGGTGAGGGAGGCGGAGGCGATCGTACTCTGCCCGTCGAACCCGGTCGTGAGCGTAGGCCCGGTGCTTGAGCTGGCGGGTATGCGGGAGGCGATATCCGGTCTGAGGGCTCCGAAGGTTGCCGTGAGCCCGATAGTCGGGGGCCGGGCGCTGAAGGGGCCGGCGGGGAAGATGCTCGCCTCGCTCGGACACGAAGCCTCCGCCGCCGGGGTGGCGCGGATGTACGCCGGGCTGGTGGACGGCTTTGTCGTTGACCACGCCGACGCGGGTGGGCGGAGGGAGATAGAGTCGCTCGGGCTGGAGGTTCTTGTCACGGACGCGGTGATGAAAGACGAAGGGGACCGGGTGCGACTCGGGCGCGAGGTGCTGGAGTTCGCGGTCGGGCTGTCGGGTCGGGCGGGTTGATGGCGGGCATCCCCTGCAGGGACGTGCTGGTCGTAGTTCCGGTAAAAGACCTTGCCGGCACAAAGAGCAGGCTCGCCCCGATCCTCGACCCCGACGCCCGCGCCGGGCTCACCATCTACATGATGCGCCGGGTTGTCGGGGCCGCCCGGTCGGCGGGGGTCGGAGAGGTCTGTGTCGTCAGCCCGGACGTGGTGGTGCTAGCCGAAGCGGAATCGGTCGGGGCGACCGCCGTTATGCAGCGCGGTCGGGGCCTGAACGCCGCCCTTGAAAGCGAGGGGCTGAGCTTTGCGGCCGGGCGCGCCGCCGCGGCCATGCTCGTCCTTCCGGCCGACCTGCCGCTCCTGGAGCCGGAGGACGTGGCCGGGGTGCTAGAGCGAGCCGCTGACAGACAGGTCGTTATCTCGCCGGACGGCTCACGAACCGGAACAAACGCCCTGCTTCTCGCGCCGCCGGACGCGATGGGGGGGTTCCGGTTCGGGATCGGCAGCTTCGACCTGCACCGCGAGGCCGCCCGCGAGGCCGGGGTCTCCGTTGTCGAGTACGAGAACGCCCACCTCGCCTTTGATCTGGACACCGGGCTCGATCTCGCCCGGCTGGGGCGTCTGGAGCCGGGGGGCGCGACGCGGCGCCGGGCGTAGGACTCACCGGGGGCCGCCGGCCCGCCTTATAACTCCCGTCAGTTTCGGTAGACTCATGCGGGTTGGAGAAGGATCAGGGAAAAACCGTCGAAGAGGTAGGCCGTTGAACGAGACCGAAGAGAAGCAGACCGCGAGCCGGGGCCGGGAGGCCGCACGTTCTCTGACGACAAGTGACCTGCGCGTCAGAAGCATCCGCCCGCTTATAGCCCCCGCAATCCTCCACGAGCAGTTTCCGCTCTCGCCCGAGGGGGCGGATCTGGTGCAGAAGACGCGGGGTGAGATAGCCGCGATCCTTAACGGTGAGGATGATCGGCTCATAGCCGTCGTCGGGCCGTGTTCCATTCACGACCCGGAGGCCGCCCTCGACTACGCCGCGCGCCTCGCCAAGGTGCGCGACGAGCTCTCCGAAGACCTGCTAGTCGTGATGCGCGTCTACTTCGAGAAGCCGCGTACGACCGTCGGCTGGAAGGGCCTGATCAACGACCCGTACCTCGACGAGAGCTACGCCGTCAACGACGGCCTCTCCATCGGGCGGCGGCTCGTCCTTGACCTCGCGGGGATGGGTATCCCCGCAGCGACGGAGTTTCTTGACCCGATCACCCCGCAGTTTTTCTCGGACATTCTGGTCTGGTCGGCTATCGGGGCCCGCACCACCGAATCTCAGGTCCACCGCCAGCTCGCGAGCGGCCTCTCGATGCCGGTCGGGTTCAAGAACGGCACGGGCGGCGGGGTTCAGATAGCCGTTGACGCGGTCGGCGCGTCCATACACCCGCACAGTTTTCTCGGGGTTACGGATCAGGGCCTCGCCGGTATCGTGACCACCGAGGGCAACCCCGACTGCCACATCATCCTCCGGGGCGGCAAGAACGGCCCGAACTACGACGCCGGAAACGTCGCTTCCACCCTAGATCTCCTCGAGAAGGCGAAGCTACCGCGCCGGGTGATGATCGATGCAAGCCACGCAAACTCGGAGAAGGACTACAGAAACCAGCCGAAGGTCGTCTCCGACATCTCGGAGCAGATAAGGAACGGCCAGCGGGAGATAGTCGGCGTGATGATGGAGAGCTTTATAGAGGACGGGGCGCAGTCGCTCGGCGGTAAAACCGGCCGGGACGACCTTACCTACGGACAGTCCGTAACCGACTCGTGCATGGGCTGGTCCATGACCGTCCCGACCCTCCGCGAACTCGCTTCGGCCGTCCGTGACCGTCGCGCCTGAAAATATCCCCGCGTTGAACGGCGGAATCCACATCCTCCCCGTAGCTCGAATGCCGGAGGTGCGCCCCGGCGACGACCTGAACGAGGCGATCCTGAACTCCGCCGGAAACGACCTCCGGGACGGCGATATCCTTATCGTTACGCACAAGGTCATCAGCAAGGCCGAGGGCAGGCTCGTCGCCCTGGCGGACGTCGAACCGTCGCCCTTTGCTCG
This sequence is a window from Rubrobacter indicoceani. Protein-coding genes within it:
- a CDS encoding lipoate--protein ligase family protein, with the translated sequence MKLYSLPFVCFSEPEDGFGLQQAVLEAVGTGRLGATMLLWSSSPYVAATRLEARSAGFGAAVSRARTLGFPVMVRNSGGGAVAANEGSVSFSLTFPVADLRQGLYERYDEGVEVVAAALRRVGVAAEGGEVEGEFCPGAYSVRSGGWAGVKHAGLAQRVTKRAARIEALVLAEGTRELVPVLKSVYAALDKPFRAACLGDVEAGRRGIVEALEAEVAARYALTETALPEDLSERSRELRGGWRV
- the cofD gene encoding 2-phospho-L-lactate transferase → MPEEGGITEFEGLRVVAVAGGVGGAKMAAGLEGVSGGEGLSVVVNTADDFELWGLHISPDVDTVMYTLAGLANPETGWGIRSETFAALEMISAYGEKPWFRLGDRDFATHILRTERLRSGESLTGVTASLGAALGVRSRVLPMTDAPVATVIETPEGKLNFQDYFVGRGQRDEVIGVEFLGMGEARPTREVLKAVREAEAIVLCPSNPVVSVGPVLELAGMREAISGLRAPKVAVSPIVGGRALKGPAGKMLASLGHEASAAGVARMYAGLVDGFVVDHADAGGRREIESLGLEVLVTDAVMKDEGDRVRLGREVLEFAVGLSGRAG
- the cofC gene encoding 2-phospho-L-lactate guanylyltransferase, which translates into the protein MAGIPCRDVLVVVPVKDLAGTKSRLAPILDPDARAGLTIYMMRRVVGAARSAGVGEVCVVSPDVVVLAEAESVGATAVMQRGRGLNAALESEGLSFAAGRAAAAMLVLPADLPLLEPEDVAGVLERAADRQVVISPDGSRTGTNALLLAPPDAMGGFRFGIGSFDLHREAAREAGVSVVEYENAHLAFDLDTGLDLARLGRLEPGGATRRRA
- a CDS encoding 3-deoxy-7-phosphoheptulonate synthase translates to MNETEEKQTASRGREAARSLTTSDLRVRSIRPLIAPAILHEQFPLSPEGADLVQKTRGEIAAILNGEDDRLIAVVGPCSIHDPEAALDYAARLAKVRDELSEDLLVVMRVYFEKPRTTVGWKGLINDPYLDESYAVNDGLSIGRRLVLDLAGMGIPAATEFLDPITPQFFSDILVWSAIGARTTESQVHRQLASGLSMPVGFKNGTGGGVQIAVDAVGASIHPHSFLGVTDQGLAGIVTTEGNPDCHIILRGGKNGPNYDAGNVASTLDLLEKAKLPRRVMIDASHANSEKDYRNQPKVVSDISEQIRNGQREIVGVMMESFIEDGAQSLGGKTGRDDLTYGQSVTDSCMGWSMTVPTLRELASAVRDRRA